A region of Coturnix japonica isolate 7356 chromosome 15, Coturnix japonica 2.1, whole genome shotgun sequence DNA encodes the following proteins:
- the SLC25A1 gene encoding tricarboxylate transport protein, mitochondrial, whose product MLVPSAPRSLAAAAPAGKAKLTHPGKAILAGGLAGGIEICITFPTEYVKTQLQLDEKANPPRYKGIGDCVKQTVRDHGVRGLYRGLSSLVYGSIPKAAVRFGMFEFLSNQMRDEQGRLDSTRGLVCGLGAGVAEAVMVVCPMETIKVKFIHDQCSSKPKYRGFFHGVREIVREQGLKGTYQGLTATVLKQGSNQAIRFFVMTSLKNWYKGDDPNKVINPFVTGVFGALAGAASVFGNTPLDVVKTRMQGLEAHKYKSTWDCAYQIMKYEGPLAFYKGTVPRLGRVCLDVAIVFVIYDEVVKFLNKVWKTD is encoded by the exons ATGCTCGTCCCCTCCGCGCCTCGCAGCCTCGCTGCCGCCGCCCCCGCCGGCAAGGCCAAGCTGACGCACCCTGGCAAGGCCATCCTGGCGG GTGGCCTCGCTGGAGGCATTGAGATCTGCATTACTTTCCCCACTGAGTATGTAaagacacagctgcagctggatgAGAAGGCCAACCCGCCCCGCTACAAGGGCATTG GGGACTGTGTGAAGCAGACCGTCCGTGATCATGGTGTCCGGGGGCTGTACCGTGGTCTCAGCTCGTTGGTGTATGGCTCTATCCCCAAGGCTGCTGTCAG GTTTGGCATGTTCGAGTTCCTCAGCAACCAGATGAGGGATGAGCAGGGCCGGCTGGACAGCACGCGGGGCCTTGTctgtgggctgggtgctggtgtGGCTGAAGCTGTGATGGTGGTGTGCCCCATGGAGACCATCAAG GTGAAGTTCATCCATGACCAGTGCTCCTCCAAGCCGAAGTACCGTGGCTTCTTCCATGGTGTCAGGGAGATTGTTCGAGAGCAGG GGCTGAAGGGGACCTACCAGGGCCTAACTGCAACTGTCCTCAAGCAAGGATCCAACCAGGCCATCCGCTTTTTCGTCATGACGTCCCTCAAGAACTGGTACAAAG gAGATGATCCCAACAAGGTCATCAACCCCTTCGTCACAGGCGTGTTTGGAGCCCTTGCAGGAGCTGCGAGCGTCTTTGGCAACACACCCTTGGATGTGGTTAAGACCAGGATGCAG ggGCTGGAGGCACATAAGTACAAGAGCACCTGGGACTGCGCATACCAGATCATGAAATACGAGGGTCCCCTGGC GTTTTACAAGGGCACCGTACCCCGCCTGGGCCGTGTCTGCCTTGATGTGGCCATCGTCTTTGTCATCTATGATGAAGTGGTCAAGTTCCTCAACAAGGTCTGGAAAACAGACTGA